In Labilibaculum sp. DW002, one DNA window encodes the following:
- a CDS encoding endonuclease: MSIQVSLGQGLEDFSNLPISGSSYQNGNFEGNNSQTWSFINSRGDQQINGKAICFGKTDSSVKTENIANGIKSFSCKVNKVFTSTNIRKVELFINGVSVGQSAEITGVQDFIVNDINVDGVFSLEIKNVSDGGKQVSIDDIAWTAYGSGTVLSSAKAITAFSINGKAGSIDEIAHTIGITLPESTVVTALSPEITISDKASVLPASSTAQDFTNPVSYTVTAEDGSTQNYEVTVKVEVPVVSSILINEMDCDQVSTDTKEFVELFDGGAGNTSLTGYVLVLFNGSNDESYATYDLDGMTTNAEGFFVVGNTDVANVNMVKPSNFLQNGADAVALYKTSAASIPNGTAVTTENLVDIVVYDTNDNDDAGLLAALTAGEQINEDGSNDKDIHSIYRSTDGEGGARNTTAFTAGIPTPGKSNTSSSDETIVELALSANSGSEADQSVITLIATVSKEISENQTVDFSISGTGITADDYTLSATQLTFLAGETSATATLTILDDAESEGAENLTVSIVNPSAGIELGTTVSGVISIADNDNLSNDGSEASPFTIAEALSLAESSTEYYAYGYIVSVGNDFEAPFTNAYYVSVADSKEETNFDNCLNLKLESGVNRDIWNLKDHPENLGKQIKFNGFRDNYSSHASFEGNSVITELSGTPAIPTVELALSANAGSEEDQTVITITATTSETVSENQTVDLNVTGTGITAGDYTLSENQLTILAGESSATATLTIIDDSDEEEEETLTLALSNPSAGIQLGSTITGDISIIDNDIAVNDGSEAKPFTIAEAIVLPDTENTTKTSYYAYGYIVSVGTDFEAPFGNGNYVSVADSKDETNHDNCLNLKLASSEKAAWNLMDHPENLGKQIKFDGYRGLYFSHPSFEGNTIVEELSSEPALPSVEFALSSNSGSEADQTVITLTSTLSESLSENQTVDVSISGTGITAGDYTLSATQVTFIAGETTATASLTIVDDSENEGTETLNVSISNPSAGIQLGTTVSGTISIVDNDGTVGGILANYVYLDPTTSGDGSIVVNLTPKEYVATVSPSHHMTSVKIPEDYYSDAVGYIGTDLRSHIHTIIETGAVQLPYSSSSSDVWDMCEDGDQNPKDASQVWQMYIEEGIAKTAHVSGSTGWNREHTWAKSHGDFGTSNGPGTDGHHLRATDAQENSARGSRDFGNDSPGYTPPKSARGDVARMIFYMATRWEMTVDDLCKETESAPRHGKLSHLLQWHEEDPVDPYEVRRNNVIYGYQNNRNPFIDHPELVQYIFGEAKADTWNGGIGTEPSKIQLSGALADFGMVKFGEESSVQSFTVSANELVEDIAINAPQHFLLSTDAISYASSVTLPLSSGSVAETTISVKFVPESAINTAVTGTIQITSGEESKTISVAGTEGDPALIPLAFLNEDFESNTHENWILKSEVGDRAWATTEYSGNTYMQMSAYQATGDITSWLITPELDLDAYDNEKLNFKTKNGYYKGTTLEVLISTDFDGSDVTTATWQSLPATIDERNNSAYGSDFVLSGAIDLSAFEGTAFVAFKYSGDGSVLTTTYQVDDVVVEGNKIPLTGTLASNLTGDLLFPYTEVGATSASQSYELSFDKLEGDISVKASDDYELSLDGITWTATLAIAKTETSPKQINVRFAPKTAAINGTTGSITNKAKGAETLILNISSEQSSEIADANTLGKDKTLDIVSWNVEWFGAPQKSKSASSFTEQLDAVSARIIELNADVYALQELVSDDLNGDFLQPLIDKLNELAGSELYTGAMGPRYSHDDSDPSTEYPAQRVCYIYNTSTVSKLNNFSMFSDLYEGGSTTSIDGYTGDASKFWASGRLPYFFEVEVNIDGASEILSFVNIHAKCCYDSHARKLADAKFLFNALNTDYSDDNLVILGDYNDYLDGSMSSGQSSPYSSWFETSDYFDHVLTSTTNIDHITISNELYDEYQILTNNTSQTNTTVSDHHPIMLRLKLHSYSSEILVENADDLTFNYVDVDNSEAPSDAKSYLVKGVDLLEDLTVSVDQSFELSLDGSTWSSSVIIPKEEAASKEVSVRFNPSVAYTDKLTATITHQTEGAKIVSVSVTAYGKPDLLAPEFVVGYPTVDSFTSSSFVMNVKLNEMGKVYFAVLDDGAEVPTVEAVKAGTGSLVSGSFAIGTEEILHEVSGLIQNTAYDVYLVAEDDNEPIVNTTAEPAKLEVTTNDHTLLPFEYVVTVSEGEHYQSTGIPVNYYQEAEGTKADVLKSKLAEIINLGYVSYPYEEDGRGDVPAESRRFVTGKTPLDVYDIMDEADRDPNNPTKVYMIYKELVYDADAKHLGQTGSQEKWNREHVYPQSTGGFKNARAPWGSGIYANGDIIENAGDDLALAQSDAHHLRSSDKNENNKRNNFPFANSTSGSQYEPPLSAKGDVARVIFYLNLRYGLDISQVGSVEMFQEWSEIDPVDPYEVRHNNVVYKYQKNRNPFIDYPELVEYIYGEKTTTAWNAAEKETQTITFADITDKVYGEEAFELTATATSGLEVSFEIVSGPATITGKEVSITGVGTVVVKATQIGNDHFEAAEYVEQTFAVSKASQTITFADLTDKVYGDEAFELIATATSGLEVSFEIVSGPATITGKELSITGVGTVVVKATQTGSDEFEAAVSVEQTFAVSKASQTITFADLTDKVYGDEAFELIATATSGLEVSFEIVSGPATITGKELSITGVGTVVVKAIQTGSDEFEAAVSVEQSFVVSKASQTITFADLTDKVYGDEAFELVATATSGLEVSFEIVSGPATITGKDLSITGVGTVVVKAIQIGNDEFEAAASVEQTFAVSKASQTITFVDIPDRQLNTGIVLLSASSDVATALVVKFRMISGPAVLVGNSLQIVGAGEVVVEAFQDGNENYLAATPVQQSFIVSKASQTITFAEIADKSLDDSAFALSATASSELEVSFELISGPASLLGNQLTITGAGTITVRAIQLGDDDYEAAEPVDQSFVVNKASQTITFDDIADKTYGNEPFDLNATASSGLEVNYTIVSGPVTLSGKELSITGVGTVVVTASQEGNENYLAAESVSQSFVINKAEQIINFEEIADREYRPESVGLILNSSVGLPITYEVISGPANLSGNSLQINGAGVIVVKASQAGNENYLAATSVTQQFTVSKASQVITFNPIADREFTNESIQLSASSDAATILAVEFRLISGPATLVGSSLQINGAGEIVVEAFQDGNENYLAATPVRQSFMVNKISQTITFADISDKAITDLTFVLTASASSGLEVSFEIISGPASVSGNQLTITGAGTITVQASQMGNDTYEAAELVSQTFMVSKAAQDINFATIADRSYSDAAFVLTAEASSGLEVSFEIVSGPASIAGNELTITGVGTITVRAIQSGNEDYEAAEPVSQTFTVSKATQAIDFTAIADKTYGDSDFELIASASSGLEVSFVLISGPASVSGSELSILGAGTVTVQVSQAGNENYEMAESISQFFEVYKADQMLVFDPIEGVVVVDEDLELFASSDQGFDIAFEIVEGEGQIDDAILTPSSIGVFKVRAYQSGSENFNAAEAFQSFTVSKATGIKDVFAEAIKMYPNPTSDFVNIDFPDVKVTQILLLDSRGKLIKNIDLNDRFNFNVRNLSAGVYFISIRTDQFVVTKRLLIVH, encoded by the coding sequence ATGTCTATCCAAGTCAGTTTAGGACAAGGATTAGAAGATTTCTCAAACTTACCCATTTCGGGAAGTTCGTATCAAAACGGAAATTTTGAAGGAAACAATTCTCAAACTTGGAGTTTTATAAATTCCAGAGGAGATCAACAAATTAATGGTAAAGCCATCTGTTTTGGAAAAACAGATAGTTCAGTAAAAACTGAAAATATTGCCAACGGAATAAAAAGCTTTAGCTGTAAAGTCAATAAAGTATTTACTTCGACTAACATTCGTAAAGTAGAGTTGTTTATTAATGGAGTTTCTGTTGGTCAATCAGCAGAGATAACGGGTGTACAAGATTTTATAGTTAATGACATTAATGTTGATGGCGTTTTTAGTCTTGAGATTAAGAATGTTTCAGATGGGGGAAAACAAGTTAGCATTGATGATATAGCGTGGACTGCTTATGGTTCTGGTACTGTTTTAAGTTCGGCAAAGGCGATAACTGCTTTTTCGATTAATGGTAAAGCAGGTTCTATCGACGAAATAGCACATACAATTGGGATCACCTTACCTGAGTCTACTGTGGTAACAGCTCTTAGTCCAGAAATTACAATTTCAGATAAGGCATCTGTATTGCCAGCAAGTTCCACTGCTCAAGATTTTACAAATCCAGTAAGCTATACAGTAACTGCCGAAGATGGATCAACTCAGAATTATGAGGTGACGGTTAAAGTAGAGGTACCTGTCGTTTCAAGCATCTTAATTAATGAGATGGATTGTGATCAGGTAAGCACTGATACAAAAGAATTTGTAGAATTATTCGACGGAGGAGCTGGAAATACTTCCCTAACAGGATATGTATTGGTTCTATTTAATGGAAGTAACGACGAATCTTATGCTACCTATGATTTGGATGGTATGACAACCAATGCAGAAGGATTTTTTGTAGTCGGAAATACTGATGTTGCCAATGTTAATATGGTTAAGCCAAGTAATTTTCTACAAAATGGCGCTGATGCAGTTGCTTTGTACAAAACTTCGGCAGCAAGTATCCCGAACGGAACAGCTGTAACTACAGAAAATTTGGTAGATATTGTTGTTTATGATACTAATGATAATGATGATGCTGGATTGTTAGCAGCATTAACTGCAGGAGAACAAATTAATGAGGATGGATCGAACGATAAGGACATTCACTCAATTTATCGATCAACTGATGGAGAAGGAGGAGCTAGAAATACAACAGCTTTTACTGCAGGAATTCCAACTCCTGGAAAATCGAATACAAGCAGTAGCGATGAAACAATAGTTGAATTGGCTTTATCAGCCAATTCTGGATCGGAAGCAGATCAATCTGTTATCACTTTAATAGCAACTGTAAGTAAAGAAATAAGTGAGAATCAAACAGTTGATTTTAGCATTAGCGGAACAGGAATTACTGCTGATGATTATACTTTATCTGCTACACAGCTAACATTTCTAGCAGGAGAGACGTCTGCAACAGCAACTTTAACTATTCTTGATGATGCAGAAAGTGAAGGGGCAGAAAACTTAACAGTTTCAATTGTAAATCCATCAGCAGGAATTGAATTGGGAACTACTGTTAGTGGAGTTATTAGTATTGCTGATAATGATAATCTAAGTAACGATGGTTCGGAAGCAAGTCCTTTTACCATCGCGGAAGCATTATCCCTAGCAGAATCTTCAACTGAATATTATGCTTATGGTTATATCGTAAGTGTAGGAAATGATTTTGAAGCTCCTTTTACAAATGCTTACTATGTTTCTGTAGCTGATTCAAAAGAGGAAACAAATTTTGATAATTGTTTAAATTTAAAGCTAGAATCGGGAGTTAACCGCGATATATGGAATTTGAAGGATCATCCTGAAAATTTAGGAAAACAAATCAAATTCAACGGTTTTAGAGATAATTATAGTAGCCATGCTTCTTTCGAAGGAAATTCTGTAATTACAGAATTATCAGGTACGCCGGCAATTCCAACTGTTGAGTTGGCTTTATCTGCGAACGCAGGATCGGAAGAAGATCAAACCGTAATTACTATAACAGCAACTACATCAGAAACAGTAAGCGAAAATCAAACTGTAGATTTAAATGTTACCGGAACAGGAATTACAGCTGGTGATTATACTTTATCAGAAAACCAGTTAACAATTTTAGCTGGAGAATCATCTGCCACAGCAACATTAACTATTATTGATGATTCTGATGAGGAAGAAGAAGAAACATTAACGCTTGCTTTATCGAACCCTTCTGCAGGAATTCAATTAGGTTCAACGATAACAGGTGATATTAGCATTATAGATAATGATATTGCTGTAAATGATGGATCAGAGGCTAAACCATTTACTATTGCAGAAGCAATAGTCTTGCCGGATACTGAAAATACGACTAAAACAAGCTATTATGCTTATGGATACATTGTTAGTGTAGGAACTGATTTTGAAGCTCCTTTTGGTAATGGGAATTATGTGTCAGTTGCTGATTCTAAGGATGAAACAAATCATGATAATTGTTTGAATTTAAAATTAGCCTCTTCTGAAAAAGCAGCATGGAATTTAATGGATCATCCTGAAAATTTGGGCAAACAAATCAAATTTGACGGATATAGAGGATTGTATTTTTCACATCCATCTTTCGAAGGGAATACAATAGTTGAAGAATTGTCATCAGAACCAGCTTTACCAAGTGTAGAATTTGCTTTGTCTTCAAACTCAGGGTCGGAAGCAGATCAAACTGTAATTACACTTACATCTACTTTAAGTGAAAGCCTAAGTGAAAATCAAACGGTTGATGTTAGTATTTCAGGAACAGGAATTACTGCTGGCGATTATACCTTATCAGCTACGCAAGTAACATTTATTGCTGGCGAAACGACTGCAACTGCAAGTCTTACAATTGTTGACGATTCAGAGAATGAAGGAACAGAGACATTAAATGTTTCAATAAGTAATCCATCGGCAGGAATTCAATTGGGAACGACCGTAAGTGGTACAATTAGTATTGTAGATAATGATGGAACTGTTGGTGGAATTTTGGCCAATTACGTCTATCTTGATCCAACAACAAGTGGCGATGGAAGTATTGTCGTGAACTTGACTCCTAAGGAATATGTGGCGACAGTAAGTCCTAGTCATCACATGACAAGTGTAAAAATACCAGAAGATTATTATAGTGATGCTGTAGGGTATATTGGAACAGACTTGCGTTCTCATATTCATACGATCATTGAGACTGGAGCTGTACAATTACCTTATTCAAGTTCTTCTTCAGATGTTTGGGATATGTGCGAAGATGGAGATCAGAATCCTAAAGATGCCTCACAAGTTTGGCAGATGTATATTGAAGAAGGCATTGCTAAAACGGCTCACGTTTCAGGTTCTACAGGATGGAATAGAGAACATACCTGGGCGAAATCTCATGGCGATTTTGGAACTTCAAATGGTCCAGGAACAGATGGTCATCATTTACGAGCTACCGATGCACAGGAAAATAGTGCTCGTGGGAGCCGTGATTTTGGTAATGATTCTCCAGGATATACACCTCCAAAATCAGCAAGAGGAGATGTTGCTCGTATGATTTTTTATATGGCAACTCGTTGGGAAATGACTGTTGATGATCTTTGCAAGGAAACAGAATCTGCTCCTCGTCATGGTAAACTTTCACATTTATTGCAATGGCACGAAGAGGATCCAGTAGATCCATATGAAGTAAGAAGGAATAACGTAATTTACGGATATCAGAACAATAGAAATCCTTTTATTGATCATCCAGAATTAGTACAGTATATTTTTGGGGAAGCTAAGGCTGATACCTGGAATGGTGGTATCGGAACAGAGCCATCAAAAATTCAATTATCTGGTGCTTTGGCTGATTTTGGAATGGTGAAGTTTGGAGAGGAATCTTCAGTTCAAAGTTTCACAGTTTCGGCAAATGAATTGGTAGAGGATATTGCAATTAATGCACCTCAACACTTTTTGTTGTCAACCGATGCGATAAGCTATGCTTCATCTGTAACATTGCCACTTAGTTCTGGTTCGGTTGCTGAAACTACTATTTCTGTAAAATTTGTTCCGGAATCTGCTATCAATACAGCGGTAACAGGAACAATTCAAATTACCAGCGGTGAAGAATCTAAAACAATATCCGTAGCAGGAACAGAAGGTGATCCTGCCTTAATACCATTAGCTTTCTTAAATGAAGATTTTGAATCGAATACACATGAAAATTGGATTTTAAAATCGGAAGTTGGAGATAGAGCTTGGGCAACTACAGAATATTCGGGTAATACTTACATGCAAATGTCGGCTTATCAGGCAACTGGAGATATAACAAGTTGGTTGATTACACCAGAATTGGATTTAGATGCTTACGACAATGAAAAGCTGAATTTCAAAACCAAGAATGGCTATTACAAAGGAACAACACTAGAGGTTTTAATCTCGACAGATTTTGATGGTTCGGATGTTACAACTGCCACTTGGCAAAGCTTACCTGCAACAATTGATGAGCGAAATAATTCTGCTTACGGATCGGATTTTGTCTTGTCTGGAGCAATCGATCTTTCTGCGTTCGAAGGAACTGCTTTTGTAGCTTTTAAATATTCAGGTGATGGAAGTGTTTTAACAACCACTTATCAAGTTGATGATGTTGTTGTTGAAGGAAATAAAATTCCACTAACAGGAACATTAGCAAGTAACTTGACTGGGGATTTATTATTTCCATATACAGAAGTGGGTGCTACTAGTGCAAGCCAATCTTACGAATTAAGCTTCGATAAATTAGAGGGTGACATTAGTGTTAAAGCAAGTGATGATTATGAGCTTTCATTAGATGGAATTACATGGACAGCTACTTTAGCAATTGCAAAGACGGAGACTTCACCAAAGCAGATCAATGTAAGATTTGCACCAAAAACGGCAGCTATAAATGGTACTACAGGAAGTATTACGAATAAAGCTAAAGGTGCAGAAACACTTATTCTTAATATATCTTCTGAGCAATCTTCAGAAATTGCAGATGCCAATACTTTAGGAAAAGATAAAACTTTAGATATTGTATCGTGGAATGTGGAATGGTTTGGAGCTCCTCAAAAATCGAAGAGTGCTTCTAGTTTTACAGAGCAATTAGATGCTGTTTCTGCTCGAATTATCGAATTGAATGCAGATGTGTACGCACTGCAAGAATTAGTTTCTGATGATTTGAATGGAGATTTCTTACAGCCATTGATTGATAAGTTAAATGAATTGGCTGGCAGTGAATTGTACACCGGAGCTATGGGACCAAGATATTCTCATGACGATAGCGATCCAAGTACAGAATATCCTGCTCAGCGTGTTTGTTACATATACAATACAAGTACGGTTAGCAAGTTGAATAACTTTTCAATGTTCTCAGATTTGTACGAAGGAGGATCAACTACATCCATTGATGGATATACAGGAGATGCTTCTAAATTTTGGGCATCGGGTCGTTTACCATACTTTTTCGAGGTTGAAGTGAATATCGATGGAGCTAGTGAAATTCTTAGTTTTGTTAATATCCACGCCAAGTGCTGTTACGATAGTCATGCAAGAAAACTAGCAGATGCTAAATTTCTTTTTAATGCATTGAACACGGATTACTCAGATGATAATTTGGTGATTTTAGGAGATTATAATGATTACCTGGATGGAAGTATGTCAAGTGGTCAATCGTCACCTTATTCTTCGTGGTTTGAAACAAGTGATTATTTCGATCATGTTTTAACTTCGACTACAAATATCGATCACATTACAATTTCGAATGAATTGTACGATGAGTATCAGATTTTAACAAACAATACAAGTCAGACAAACACTACTGTTTCGGATCATCATCCGATCATGTTACGTTTGAAATTGCACTCTTATTCATCAGAAATACTTGTTGAGAATGCAGATGATTTGACTTTTAATTATGTAGATGTTGACAATTCAGAAGCTCCTTCCGATGCAAAATCATACCTAGTAAAAGGTGTTGATTTATTGGAAGATTTGACTGTTTCAGTAGATCAATCATTTGAACTTTCATTAGATGGTAGTACTTGGTCATCAAGTGTGATTATTCCTAAGGAGGAAGCTGCAAGTAAGGAAGTTAGCGTTCGCTTTAATCCTTCAGTAGCTTATACGGATAAGCTTACTGCTACAATTACACATCAAACGGAAGGTGCAAAAATCGTAAGCGTTTCTGTTACAGCTTACGGAAAACCAGATCTTTTGGCTCCAGAGTTTGTAGTTGGATATCCAACAGTAGATAGTTTTACGTCTTCCTCTTTTGTGATGAATGTGAAGCTAAACGAAATGGGTAAAGTTTACTTTGCAGTTTTAGATGATGGAGCAGAAGTACCAACTGTTGAAGCGGTAAAAGCTGGTACAGGATCTCTTGTTTCAGGATCTTTTGCAATTGGAACAGAAGAAATTTTACATGAAGTTTCTGGCTTAATACAAAACACTGCTTATGATGTTTATTTGGTTGCCGAAGATGATAACGAGCCTATCGTTAATACAACTGCCGAGCCAGCTAAATTAGAGGTAACAACAAATGATCACACTTTACTACCATTTGAATATGTAGTTACGGTAAGTGAAGGAGAACATTATCAGAGTACAGGTATTCCAGTAAATTATTACCAGGAAGCTGAAGGTACAAAAGCGGATGTTTTAAAAAGTAAGTTGGCTGAAATCATTAACCTTGGTTATGTGTCGTATCCATACGAAGAAGATGGTCGTGGAGATGTTCCTGCAGAGAGTCGTAGGTTCGTTACAGGTAAAACACCTTTAGATGTATACGATATTATGGATGAAGCGGATCGTGATCCAAACAATCCAACAAAAGTATACATGATTTACAAAGAATTGGTATACGATGCGGATGCAAAACATTTAGGACAGACTGGTTCTCAAGAAAAGTGGAATCGCGAGCATGTTTATCCACAATCAACCGGAGGTTTTAAAAATGCGAGAGCACCTTGGGGATCTGGAATTTATGCAAATGGTGATATCATTGAAAATGCCGGTGATGATTTGGCTTTGGCTCAATCGGATGCTCACCATTTAAGAAGTTCCGATAAAAATGAAAATAACAAGCGAAATAATTTCCCATTTGCGAATTCAACATCAGGAAGTCAGTACGAGCCGCCATTGTCGGCAAAAGGTGATGTTGCTCGTGTTATTTTCTATTTGAATTTACGTTATGGACTAGATATTTCACAAGTTGGTTCTGTTGAAATGTTCCAGGAATGGAGTGAAATTGATCCGGTAGATCCTTACGAAGTAAGACACAATAATGTCGTTTACAAGTATCAGAAGAATAGAAATCCTTTTATCGATTACCCTGAGCTTGTAGAGTATATTTATGGAGAAAAAACCACTACAGCTTGGAATGCTGCTGAAAAAGAAACACAAACCATCACTTTTGCTGATATAACAGATAAAGTATATGGGGAAGAGGCTTTTGAGTTGACAGCTACTGCCACTTCAGGTTTAGAAGTTAGTTTTGAAATCGTTTCAGGACCAGCGACCATTACCGGAAAAGAAGTTAGTATTACAGGTGTTGGAACAGTTGTGGTAAAAGCTACGCAAATTGGAAATGACCATTTCGAAGCAGCAGAATATGTGGAGCAAACATTTGCTGTGAGTAAAGCTTCTCAAACCATTACTTTTGCTGATTTAACAGATAAAGTATATGGCGATGAGGCTTTTGAATTAATTGCAACTGCCACTTCTGGATTAGAAGTTAGTTTTGAAATCGTTTCAGGACCAGCTACTATTACTGGAAAAGAGCTAAGTATCACAGGTGTTGGTACTGTTGTGGTAAAAGCGACTCAAACAGGAAGCGACGAATTTGAAGCTGCAGTATCTGTAGAGCAAACATTTGCTGTTAGTAAAGCTTCTCAAACTATCACTTTTGCTGATTTAACAGATAAAGTATATGGTGATGAGGCTTTTGAATTAATTGCAACTGCCACTTCTGGTTTAGAAGTTAGTTTTGAAATCGTTTCAGGACCAGCTACTATTACTGGAAAAGAGCTAAGTATCACAGGTGTTGGTACCGTTGTGGTAAAAGCCATTCAAACAGGAAGTGATGAATTTGAAGCTGCAGTATCTGTAGAGCAATCATTTGTTGTTAGTAAAGCTTCTCAAACCATCACTTTTGCAGATTTAACTGATAAAGTATACGGTGATGAGGCTTTTGAGTTGGTTGCAACTGCAACTTCTGGATTAGAAGTTAGTTTTGAAATCGTTTCAGGACCAGCTACTATTACTGGAAAAGATCTAAGTATCACTGGTGTTGGTACCGTTGTGGTAAAAGCCATTCAAATAGGGAACGACGAATTTGAAGCTGCAGCATCTGTAGAACAAACATTTGCTGTGAGTAAAGCTTCTCAAACAATCACTTTTGTTGATATTCCAGATAGACAATTGAATACTGGAATTGTTCTGTTGTCGGCTAGTTCAGATGTAGCAACTGCATTAGTTGTTAAATTTCGAATGATTAGTGGACCAGCAGTATTAGTTGGTAATTCACTACAAATTGTAGGAGCAGGTGAGGTTGTTGTAGAAGCTTTTCAGGATGGAAATGAAAATTACTTGGCCGCAACGCCAGTACAGCAAAGCTTTATTGTAAGTAAGGCTTCTCAAACAATTACTTTTGCTGAAATAGCTGATAAATCATTAGATGATTCTGCATTTGCATTATCAGCTACCGCTTCATCAGAATTAGAGGTGAGTTTTGAATTAATCTCTGGACCTGCAAGCTTATTAGGAAATCAATTGACAATAACTGGAGCTGGAACAATTACAGTTAGAGCAATACAGTTGGGAGATGATGATTATGAAGCAGCAGAGCCAGTTGATCAATCATTTGTTGTGAATAAAGCTTCTCAAACAATCACTTTTGATGATATAGCAGATAAAACATATGGGAATGAGCCTTTTGATTTGAATGCAACAGCATCATCCGGATTAGAAGTTAACTATACCATCGTATCTGGACCAGTTACTTTATCTGGAAAAGAACTGAGTATTACTGGTGTAGGAACAGTTGTTGTTACTGCGAGTCAAGAAGGAAATGAAAATTACCTTGCTGCTGAATCAGTTAGTCAGAGCTTTGTTATAAATAAGGCAGAACAGATTATTAACTTTGAAGAAATAGCCGATCGTGAATACCGACCAGAAAGTGTAGGCTTAATATTGAATTCAAGCGTAGGTCTTCCAATTACATATGAAGTTATAAGCGGACCGGCAAACTTGTCAGGAAATTCACTTCAGATTAATGGGGCTGGTGTTATTGTTGTAAAGGCATCGCAAGCTGGAAATGAAAATTATTTGGCAGCTACTTCCGTAACACAGCAATTTACGGTTAGCAAAGCCAGTCAAGTAATTACTTTCAATCCTATTGCTGATAGAGAATTTACCAATGAGAGTATACAGTTATCAGCTAGTTCCGATGCAGCTACAATTTTAGCGGTTGAATTTAGATTAATAAGTGGTCCAGCTACACTAGTTGGTAGTTCACTGCAAATAAATGGAGCAGGAGAAATTGTTGTAGAAGCATTTCAGGATGGTAACGAGAATTATTTGGCAGCGACACCTGTAAGACAGAGTTTCATGGTTAATAAGATTTCTCAAACAATCACTTTTGCAGATATTTCTGATAAAGCAATTACTGATCTTACTTTTGTATTAACTGCAAGTGCCTCTTCAGGACTTGAGGTTAGTTTTGAAATCATTTCAGGACCAGCTAGTGTATCAGGAAATCAGTTGACCATTACAGGAGCTGGAACAATCACTGTTCAAGCAAGTCAAATGGGAAATGATACTTACGAAGCTGCAGAGTTGGTAAGTCAAACTTTCATGGTGAGCAAAGCCGCTCAAGATATCAACTTTGCAACTATTGCAGATAGATCCTATAGTGATGCTGCTTTTGTTTTGACAGCCGAAGCTTCTTCAGGATTAGAGGTAAGCTTTGAGATTGTTTCTGGTCCAGCAAGTATTGCAGGAAATGAATTGACGATCACAGGAGTTGGAACAATTACCGTAAGAGCGATTCAATCAGGAAACGAAGATTATGAAGCAGCTGAGCCAGTAAGTCAAACTTTCACGGTAAGTAAAGCTACTCAGGCGATTGATTTTACTGCTATTGCAGATAAAACTTATGGGGATTCCGATTTTGAATTAATCGCATCAGCTTCATCAGGTTTAGAGGTTAGTTTCGTGTTGATTTCAGGCCCTGCAAGTGTCTCAGGTAGTGAATTGAGTATCCTTGGAGCTGGAACAGTTACAGTTCAAGTTAGTCAGGCTGGTAATGAAAATTATGAAATGGCCGAATCGATAAGTCAGTTTTTTGAGGTTTACAAGGCAGATCAGATGTTGGTATTTGATCCAATTGAAGGTGTTGTTGTGGTAGACGAAGACTTAGAACTGTTTGCAAGTTCTGATCAAGGATTTGATATCGCTTTTGAAATTGTTGAAGGAGAAGGACAGATTGACGATGCGATCTTAACGCCAAGTAGTATTGGCGTATTTAAGGTTCGTGCTTATCAAAGCGGAAGCGAAAACTTTAATGCAGCTGAAGCTTTTCAGTCTTTCACTGTAAGTAAAGCAACCGGAATTAAGGATGTTTTTGCTGAGGCAATCAAGATGTATCCAAATCCGACTAGCGATTTTGTAAATATTGATTTCCCAGATGTTAAGGTGACCCAAATTTTACTGCTTGATAGCAGAGGGAAGCTTATTAAGAATATCGATTTGAATGATCGATTCAATTTTAATGTTAGAAACTTATCTGCGGGAGTTTATTTTATATCCATTAGAACAGATCAATTTGTAGTCACAAAACGATTGCTAATTGTACATTAA